A genomic window from Lycium barbarum isolate Lr01 chromosome 4, ASM1917538v2, whole genome shotgun sequence includes:
- the LOC132637790 gene encoding uncharacterized protein LOC132637790, whose protein sequence is MKKAYVNAISGSTKLIEGSGKATFLLPGGTILAINNALYCSNSQRNLLSFKVIRQNGYHVETANEGHVEYLYIITMKAGEKFVHEKLPALSSGLYHTSIGEVETYVVVNKRFNGSNDFIIWHDPLGHPGSNMMCKIIKNSHGHTLKNQKIVQFKEFSCTACSQGKLVIKPSATMVGIESPAFLERIQDNAIKKIHLDNADEFTSQAFNDYCIATGITVEHPVAHVHTQNGLAESIIKRLQLIARPLLMRTKLPVSVWGHAILHAATLVRIRPTSYHEFSPLQLAFGQEPNISHLRIFGCAAYVPITPSQSTKMGPQRRLGIYVGYESPSILKYLEPMTGHLFIARFADCHFDELVYPTLGGEHKQLEKEIDWDVLSLSHLDPRTNQCEQEVQKMIYLQNVTNQLPDTFTNLPRVTKSHIPAANAPVRVDVPIGQTVNANESRSCLKRGRPIVHEKLDMLLMDVVTAYLHGSLDHNTFMKIPEGFKVPEAYKSSRETCSIKLQKSLYGLKQSERMWYNRLSEYLLKEGYENDPICPCVFIRRSGSEFVIISVYVDDLNIIGTPKELSKFVECLKKEFEMKYLGKTILSWPKN, encoded by the exons ATGAAAAAGGCCTATGTTAATGCAATATCTGGtagtacaaaattaattgagGGTTCTGGAAAAGCGACCTTCTTACTACCTGGAGGAACAATATTGGCCATTAATAATGCATTGTATTGTAGCAACTCTCAAAGAAACTTATTAAGTTTCAAGGTTATTCGCCAAAATGGATATCATGTTGAGACTGCCAATGAAGGACATGTTGAGTACCTTTATATTATTACAATGAAAGCGGGGGAAAAGTTTGTGCATGAAAAATTACCCGCACTTTCTTCTGGGTTGTACCATACAAGTATTGGTGAGGTTGAAACATATGTTGTAGTAAACAAAAGATTTAATGGTTCTAATGATTTTATCATTTGGCATGACCCGTTGGGCCATCCCGGTTCTAATATGATGTGTAAAATAATTAAGAATTCACATGGGCATACTTTGAAGAACCAAAAGATTGTTCAATTTAAGGAATTCTCTTGTACTGCTTGTTCTCAAGGAAAATTAGTTATCAAACCATCAGCAACTATGGTTGGGATTGAATCCCCCGCATTTCTGGAACGTATACAGG ATAATGCGATAAAGAaaattcatcttgataatgctgatgaGTTTACATCTCAGGCCTTTAATGATTATTGTATAGCCACTGGAATAACAGTTGAACATCCGGTTGCTCATGTTCATACTCAAAATGGTCTAGCAGAATCAATTATTAAACGCCTACAATTGATAGCTAGACCATTGCTAATGAGGACAAAACTTCCTGTTTCGGTATGGGGACATGCTATTTTGCATGCAGCAACACTTGTGCGCATAAGGCCAACCAGTTATCATGAATTCTCCCCATTACAATTGGCTTTTGGTCAGGAGCCAAATATTTCCCATCTTCGAATTTTTGGATGTGCGGCATATGTTCCAATTACTCCATCACAAAGcacaaagatgggtccccaaagaaggttagggaTATATGTTGGGTATGAATCTCcttcaattttaaaatatttagaaCCGATGACGGGACATTTATTTATAGCAAGATTTGCTGATTGTCATTTTGATGAATTAGTATACCCAACATTAGGGGGAGAACATAAGCAGTTGGAAAAGGAGATAGATTGGGATGTGTTATCACTATCTCATTTAGATCCTCGAACAAATCAATGTGagcaagaggttcaaaagatgatttatttgCAAAATGTCACAAATCAACTGCCAGATACATTTACTAAccttccaagagttactaaatcTCATATTCCAGCTGCAAATGCCCCAGTTCGAGTTGATGTCCCGATAGGACAAACAGTTAATGCAAATGAGTCCAGGTCATGTCTGAAacgtggtagaccaatcg TTCATGAAAAGCTTGATATGCTATTGATGGATGTTGTCACAGCCTATTTACATGGCTCATTGGACCACAATACTTTtatgaaaatccctgaaggattcAAAGTGCCTGAAGCATACAAAAGTTCGCGGGAAACTTGTTCAATAAAGCTTCAGAAATCTTTATATGGATTGAAACAATCAGAGCGGATGTGGTACAATCGTCTCAGTGAATATTTGCTAAAGGAAGGATATGAAAATGATCCTATTTGTCCTTGTGTTTTTATAAGAAGGTCTGGGTCTGAATTTGTCATAATATCTGTGtatgttgatgacttgaatatcatTGGCACTCCTAAAGAGCTTTCAAAATTTGTAGAgtgtttgaagaaagaatttgaaatgAAATATCTAGGTAAGACAATTTTATCTTGGCCTAAAAATTGA